One stretch of Thermus thermamylovorans DNA includes these proteins:
- a CDS encoding metallopeptidase family protein has translation MTYEAFLNLVERLWGEVPEAFKRGLQGVHVLPQAKPEPGVPGVWRLGEYLDPGPPTSFGGFEGLGRHIALYYGSFLEVAGPGFDWEGEVWETLLHELRHHLESLAGRDDLVQEDLRRLDAFRRGAPPGEGGR, from the coding sequence ATGACCTACGAGGCCTTTTTGAACCTGGTGGAGCGGCTTTGGGGGGAGGTCCCCGAGGCCTTCAAGCGGGGGCTTCAGGGGGTGCATGTCCTGCCCCAGGCCAAGCCCGAGCCGGGGGTCCCCGGGGTGTGGCGCCTGGGGGAGTACCTGGACCCGGGGCCCCCCACCAGTTTTGGGGGCTTCGAGGGCCTGGGGCGGCACATCGCCCTCTACTACGGCTCCTTCCTGGAGGTGGCGGGCCCGGGCTTCGACTGGGAGGGGGAGGTGTGGGAAACCCTCCTCCACGAACTCCGGCACCACCTGGAGTCCCTGGCGGGCCGGGACGACCTCGTCCAGGAGGACCTCAGGCGCCTGGACGCCTTTCGCCGGGGCGCCCCTCCCGGGGAGGGAGGCCGCTAG
- a CDS encoding 23S rRNA (pseudouridine(1915)-N(3))-methyltransferase RlmH, translating to MRLRVVAVGRPRLPYARLGVEEYAGRIGRYAPLEILFVREPGGLLPKAEGYRKVVLDEGGSLFTTAELYRVFRGWEGERVAFLVGGAEGHPQAVRERADLLLALSPLTLQHELALLVLLEQLYRLLTLRAGHPYHRP from the coding sequence ATGCGCCTGCGGGTGGTGGCGGTGGGCCGGCCCCGGCTCCCCTACGCCCGGCTCGGGGTGGAGGAGTACGCGGGGCGCATCGGGCGGTACGCTCCCCTGGAGATCCTCTTCGTCCGCGAGCCGGGGGGGCTGCTTCCCAAGGCGGAGGGGTACCGCAAGGTGGTCCTGGACGAGGGGGGGAGTCTTTTCACCACGGCGGAGCTCTACCGGGTCTTCCGGGGCTGGGAGGGGGAGCGGGTGGCCTTCCTGGTGGGGGGAGCGGAGGGGCACCCCCAGGCCGTCCGGGAGCGGGCGGACCTCCTCCTCGCCCTCTCCCCCCTCACCCTGCAGCACGAGCTGGCCCTCCTGGTCCTCCTGGAGCAGCTCTACCGCCTCCTCACCCTGAGGGCGGGCCACCCCTACCACCGGCCATGA
- a CDS encoding serine hydrolase domain-containing protein, protein MAPWETLEAFVRERLRRSRLPGLSLAVVRGEEVAYARGFGFRDLERKLPATPTTRYGIGSVTKSFTALALMQLVEEGKLSLEDPVERFLPLRVRPFGEPVRVEHLLAHTSGIPALAYAEAEIRYDQGTGGRPLALAAVADFVAWLNGAEGWAEARPGERWFYLNEGYVLLGGIIQELSGLSYGEYLRERVLKPLGMEATGFLGEEAPELATPYLVPPEGRPRPGRAAPMAVGSDGALVSTALDLALYLRMWLRRGAPLVGEEAYRELLRPRVPVPGEPLWPGPLGPAQYALGLMVQPFFGRTLVGHGGSVLVYTAHLAFLPEEGLGVAVLANGSGYPLAQIAQAALALLLGEPLEALPFYRLEALGERIFGLYATYGDTLRVTLRPQAGGVELRVEDREAPQSVLLAWEALGEGEVRLRALLGDRALPVAVRLSDPPVLLYERYKLRRVGGLA, encoded by the coding sequence GTGGCACCTTGGGAGACCCTGGAGGCCTTCGTCCGGGAGAGGCTCCGGCGGAGCCGGCTCCCCGGCCTGAGCCTGGCCGTGGTCCGGGGGGAGGAGGTGGCCTACGCCCGGGGCTTCGGCTTCCGCGACCTGGAGCGAAAGCTCCCCGCCACCCCCACCACCCGCTACGGCATCGGCAGCGTCACCAAGTCCTTCACCGCCTTGGCCCTGATGCAGCTGGTGGAGGAGGGAAAGCTCTCCCTGGAGGACCCCGTGGAGCGCTTCCTGCCCCTCAGGGTGCGCCCCTTCGGGGAGCCCGTCCGGGTGGAGCACCTCCTGGCCCACACCTCGGGGATCCCCGCCCTGGCCTACGCCGAGGCGGAGATCCGCTACGACCAGGGCACCGGGGGAAGGCCCCTGGCCCTGGCCGCGGTGGCGGACTTCGTGGCCTGGCTGAACGGGGCCGAGGGCTGGGCCGAGGCCCGCCCTGGGGAGCGCTGGTTCTACCTCAACGAGGGGTATGTCCTCCTCGGGGGGATCATCCAGGAGCTTTCCGGCCTGTCCTACGGGGAGTACCTGCGGGAGCGGGTCCTGAAGCCCCTGGGCATGGAGGCCACGGGGTTTTTGGGGGAGGAGGCCCCTGAGCTGGCCACCCCCTACCTGGTCCCCCCGGAGGGACGGCCCCGCCCGGGCCGGGCCGCTCCCATGGCGGTGGGGAGCGACGGGGCCCTGGTGAGCACCGCCTTGGACCTGGCCCTTTACCTGCGGATGTGGCTCCGCCGAGGGGCTCCCCTGGTGGGGGAGGAGGCCTACCGGGAGCTCCTCCGCCCCCGGGTTCCCGTCCCCGGGGAGCCTCTTTGGCCCGGCCCCCTGGGCCCGGCCCAGTACGCCCTGGGCCTCATGGTCCAGCCCTTCTTCGGCCGCACCCTGGTGGGGCACGGGGGGAGCGTTTTGGTCTACACCGCCCACCTGGCCTTCCTCCCCGAGGAGGGGCTTGGGGTGGCGGTGCTGGCCAACGGCTCCGGCTACCCCCTGGCCCAGATCGCCCAGGCCGCCTTGGCCCTCCTCCTGGGGGAGCCCCTGGAGGCCCTCCCCTTCTACCGGCTGGAGGCCCTGGGGGAGCGGATCTTCGGCCTGTACGCCACCTACGGGGACACCCTGCGGGTGACCCTCCGGCCCCAGGCCGGGGGGGTGGAGCTCCGGGTGGAGGACCGGGAGGCCCCCCAGAGCGTCCTCCTGGCCTGGGAGGCCCTGGGGGAAGGGGAGGTGCGCCTCCGGGCCCTCCTGGGGGACCGGGCCCTGCCCGTGGCGGTGCGCCTTTCCGACCCTCCCGTCCTCCTCTACGAGCGCTACAAGCTCCGCCGGGTGGGCGGGCTGGCCTAG
- a CDS encoding LLM class flavin-dependent oxidoreductase — protein MGLAVFAVGEPHREGYAVSAPAVVLAALAARTRRIRLASAAVALGSEDPVRVPPWTPSGWLPGAPRGRRYGRGSWVCPWSWPSSGGSRRFLPIAEPYREAARGHTPRLAPAAHGFLAEEDGEALCLAAPAFLEAMRRLGRGRGRRPLEPRCFARPRGLAGADCIGDPLRAVEKALCW, from the coding sequence GTGGGGCTCGCGGTCTTTGCCGTGGGGGAGCCCCACCGGGAGGGGTACGCGGTCTCGGCCCCGGCGGTGGTCCTCGCCGCCTTAGCCGCCCGCACCCGGAGGATCCGCCTGGCCAGCGCCGCGGTGGCGCTGGGTTCCGAGGACCCCGTCCGGGTACCGCCCTGGACCCCCTCTGGGTGGCTGCCGGGGGCGCCCCGGGGTCGGCGGTACGGGCGGGGGAGCTGGGTCTGCCCCTGGTCCTGGCCGTCATCGGGGGGATCCCGGCGGTTCCTGCCCATCGCCGAGCCCTACCGGGAGGCGGCCCGGGGCCACACCCCCCGCCTGGCCCCGGCAGCCCACGGCTTCCTGGCAGAGGAGGACGGGGAGGCCCTGTGCCTCGCCGCCCCCGCCTTCCTGGAGGCGATGCGCCGCCTCGGCCGGGGGCGGGGCCGGCGGCCCCTGGAACCCAGGTGCTTCGCCCGACCCCGGGGCCTGGCGGGGGCGGACTGCATCGGCGACCCCCTGCGGGCGGTGGAGAAGGCCCTGTGCTGGTAG
- a CDS encoding winged helix-turn-helix domain-containing protein: protein MAEHLGKRLSLVTSGARILTPIYRLLHEAGFALRVPRPVHRKAERKAQEAFKRGSGGRWRRPGPRGAG from the coding sequence GTGGCGGAGCATCTGGGGAAGCGGCTTTCCCTGGTCACGAGCGGAGCTCGTATCTTGACCCCCATCTACCGCCTACTCCACGAGGCGGGGTTTGCCCTGCGGGTACCGCGGCCGGTGCACCGGAAGGCGGAGAGGAAGGCACAGGAGGCGTTTAAAAGGGGCTCCGGCGGGAGGTGGAGGCGGCCCGGGCCGAGGGGCGCAGGGTGA
- a CDS encoding nitrite/sulfite reductase, producing the protein MAGLSAEVEAEIRHLEAMIARLEAGEEDPEDFRVFRLKNGIYGIRGRPEHHMIRIKLPVGRVSTEALRVLADVAERYTENRLAHVTTRQAVQLHHVHRQDVPKVLRAVNTVGLTTREACGHSIRAITCCPFAGVSPEEPFDVTPYAEVAYRYFLRHPVGQNLPRKFKIAFEGCATDHARTSIHDIGVVAAKEGERRGFRLYVGGGLGAAPMSAELLEPFTPEEELLPTMLAILRLFDRYGNRKVLTQARLKFLVKRWGIAAFREAVREERRLVKLTASGEDLKAWQPPQDPPSPALPSLPRKPFSFAPGFDEWRRTNLFRQKQAGFYTVLMRLPLGDITPEGLRALAEIAETYAAEVRSAISQNLLLRFVPEEALGGLYESLLQAGLAHPQAHTLLDITRCPGADTCNLAITHSRGLAQALEAHLSTLPLARDPAVRPLSLKISGCPNACGQHHIADIGFYGASRKVEEREVPHYTLLLGGGTREGEARFGQVVARIPARRTPEAVERILRRYQEERQQGESFQAFLDRVGVASFKPLLEDLQSIPSYEEAPEYYQDLGAEGEAFRVRLGRGECAV; encoded by the coding sequence ATGGCAGGGCTGAGCGCTGAAGTGGAAGCCGAAATCCGGCATCTGGAGGCCATGATCGCCCGCCTCGAGGCGGGGGAGGAGGACCCCGAGGACTTCCGGGTCTTCCGGCTGAAAAACGGGATTTACGGCATCCGGGGCAGACCCGAACACCACATGATCCGGATCAAGCTTCCTGTGGGGCGGGTCAGCACCGAGGCCCTGAGGGTTCTGGCCGACGTGGCCGAGCGTTACACGGAAAACCGGTTGGCCCACGTGACCACCCGTCAGGCGGTCCAGCTCCACCACGTGCACCGCCAGGACGTACCCAAGGTCCTCCGTGCGGTCAACACCGTGGGCCTCACCACCCGGGAAGCTTGCGGTCACTCCATCCGGGCCATCACCTGCTGCCCCTTCGCCGGTGTCTCCCCGGAGGAACCCTTTGACGTAACCCCTTACGCAGAGGTCGCCTACCGCTACTTCCTCCGCCACCCGGTGGGCCAGAACCTGCCCCGCAAGTTCAAGATCGCCTTCGAAGGGTGCGCCACGGACCACGCCCGCACTTCCATCCACGACATCGGCGTGGTGGCGGCCAAGGAAGGGGAGCGGAGGGGCTTCCGCCTCTATGTGGGCGGTGGGCTCGGAGCTGCCCCCATGAGCGCGGAGCTCTTAGAGCCCTTCACCCCCGAGGAGGAGCTCCTCCCCACCATGCTGGCCATCCTCCGGCTCTTCGACCGCTACGGCAACCGTAAGGTGCTCACCCAGGCCCGGCTCAAATTCCTGGTGAAGCGGTGGGGCATCGCCGCCTTCCGGGAAGCGGTGCGAGAGGAAAGGCGGCTGGTTAAGCTCACCGCCAGCGGCGAGGACCTCAAGGCCTGGCAACCCCCCCAGGATCCCCCATCCCCCGCCCTTCCTTCCCTACCGCGGAAGCCCTTCTCCTTCGCCCCGGGGTTTGACGAGTGGCGCCGCACCAACCTTTTCCGCCAAAAGCAGGCGGGCTTTTATACGGTCCTTATGCGCCTACCCCTGGGGGACATCACCCCGGAGGGCCTAAGGGCCCTGGCCGAGATCGCCGAAACCTACGCGGCCGAGGTGCGAAGCGCTATCAGCCAGAACCTCCTCTTGCGCTTCGTGCCTGAGGAAGCCTTGGGGGGGTTATACGAGTCCCTTTTGCAGGCAGGCTTGGCCCACCCCCAGGCCCACACCCTCTTGGACATTACCCGATGCCCTGGAGCCGACACCTGTAACCTGGCCATCACCCACTCCCGAGGGTTAGCCCAGGCCCTGGAGGCGCACCTTTCCACCTTGCCCTTGGCCCGCGACCCTGCGGTGCGCCCCCTGAGCCTGAAGATCTCCGGCTGCCCCAACGCCTGCGGCCAGCACCACATCGCGGACATCGGCTTCTACGGGGCAAGCCGCAAAGTGGAGGAACGGGAGGTGCCCCACTACACCCTGCTCCTGGGCGGGGGGACACGGGAAGGGGAGGCGCGCTTCGGCCAGGTGGTGGCCCGCATCCCTGCCCGGCGCACTCCCGAGGCGGTGGAGAGGATCCTGAGGCGCTACCAGGAGGAGCGGCAGCAGGGGGAAAGCTTCCAGGCCTTTTTGGACCGGGTGGGAGTGGCCTCTTTCAAGCCTCTCCTTGAAGATCTCCAAAGCATCCCCTCCTACGAGGAAGCCCCGGAGTATTACCAGGACCTAGGGGCGGAAGGAGAGGCCTTCCGGGTGCGGCTGGGCCGTGGGGAGTGCGCGGTGTAA
- a CDS encoding uroporphyrinogen-III synthase: MRIAYAGLRRKEEFKALAEKLGLTPLLFPVQATERVPVPEYQDHLRQLKGGVDLFVATTGVGVRELMEGGRILGLDLKGSLEKALRLARGAKAARALRDLGLPPHGVGDGTTPSLLPLLPQGPGVAALQLYGKPLPALEQVLEKRGYRVLSLMPYRHLPDIQGIRLLEKAILSHQVDAVAFVAAIQVEFLLEEAEDPGALRQTLNGEVRALAVGRVTADALREWGVRPFYVDEKERLGSTLQGFLRSIRGAA; this comes from the coding sequence ATGCGCATCGCCTATGCCGGGCTTAGGAGGAAGGAAGAGTTCAAAGCCCTAGCGGAAAAGCTGGGCCTCACCCCCCTTCTCTTCCCCGTACAGGCCACGGAGAGGGTGCCCGTCCCCGAGTACCAGGACCACCTCCGGCAGCTGAAAGGGGGGGTGGACCTCTTCGTGGCCACCACAGGGGTTGGGGTAAGAGAACTGATGGAAGGAGGGCGGATTCTAGGACTGGACTTAAAGGGAAGCCTGGAAAAAGCCCTACGCCTGGCCCGGGGGGCCAAGGCCGCTCGGGCGCTCAGGGACCTAGGGCTTCCCCCTCATGGGGTAGGGGACGGAACCACGCCAAGCCTCCTCCCCCTCCTGCCCCAAGGGCCAGGGGTAGCGGCCCTGCAGCTTTACGGCAAGCCCTTACCTGCTCTGGAGCAGGTCTTGGAGAAAAGGGGCTACCGGGTCCTCTCCCTCATGCCCTACCGCCACCTGCCCGATATCCAGGGAATCCGCCTCTTGGAAAAGGCTATCCTCTCCCACCAGGTGGATGCGGTGGCCTTTGTGGCCGCCATCCAGGTGGAGTTCCTCTTGGAGGAGGCGGAGGACCCGGGGGCGCTAAGGCAGACTTTAAACGGTGAGGTGAGGGCCTTGGCCGTGGGCCGGGTTACCGCCGACGCCCTGAGGGAATGGGGGGTAAGACCCTTTTACGTGGATGAAAAGGAACGCTTGGGAAGCACGCTTCAGGGGTTTTTGCGCTCAATACGAGGGGCGGCATGA
- a CDS encoding precorrin-2 dehydrogenase/sirohydrochlorin ferrochelatase family protein: protein MTYFPLMLDLRDRPVLLIAGGPETGAKLTSLLEAQAKVTVLAEARDADRWNLAGLAEEGRIRWIPRGYREGDLEGFYLVVSHPRDKAIHPQVKVEAERRRVFLVAVDDPENATAILPAVVRRGELVLALSTSGAAPALAVRLKERLQKLLGPEYKELVAYLRTLRPTLAAIPDFEERRRLWYRIVDLALHQLDLDPIGGLRRAQAEAEEALREVCVWTR from the coding sequence ATGACCTACTTTCCCCTGATGCTGGACCTAAGGGATAGACCCGTTCTCCTCATCGCTGGGGGGCCGGAAACGGGGGCGAAGCTCACAAGCCTCCTCGAGGCCCAGGCCAAGGTAACGGTCCTAGCCGAAGCAAGGGACGCGGACCGCTGGAACCTGGCTGGCCTCGCCGAGGAGGGCAGGATCCGCTGGATTCCCCGGGGTTACCGGGAAGGGGATCTAGAGGGCTTTTACCTGGTGGTGAGCCACCCCAGGGACAAGGCCATCCACCCTCAGGTCAAGGTGGAGGCGGAGAGACGAAGGGTGTTTTTGGTAGCCGTGGACGACCCGGAAAACGCCACCGCCATCCTTCCCGCTGTGGTGCGCCGAGGAGAACTGGTGCTGGCCCTTTCCACCTCCGGCGCCGCCCCCGCCTTGGCGGTACGGCTTAAGGAGCGCCTGCAGAAGCTCTTGGGCCCGGAATACAAGGAGCTCGTGGCCTACCTGCGCACCCTAAGGCCCACGCTCGCGGCAATCCCCGACTTTGAAGAGCGCAGGCGGCTTTGGTATCGCATCGTGGACCTGGCCCTCCACCAGCTGGACCTAGACCCCATAGGAGGCCTCCGTAGGGCCCAGGCGGAGGCGGAGGAAGCCCTGAGGGAGGTTTGCGTATGGACAAGGTAG
- a CDS encoding phosphoadenylyl-sulfate reductase, whose amino-acid sequence MDKVEGAKTIIREALVTCTRPCFTCSFQAEDVVVLHLLLRERPDIPVLFLDTGYHFPEVYAYRDALKERLGFYVINLTPSLSKEEQERLYGKLYETDPTRCCQIRKVEPLFQALEGYDAWFTGLRREQSPTRAHLKPVEEAILQSGHRLQKVSPLYDWTLKEVFAYLAVADLPHLPLYDQGYLSIGCAPCTAKPLDPQDARSGRWAGKGKLECGIHLHAKEG is encoded by the coding sequence ATGGACAAGGTAGAAGGAGCAAAAACCATCATACGGGAGGCGCTGGTCACCTGCACCCGTCCCTGCTTCACCTGCAGCTTTCAGGCAGAGGACGTGGTGGTTCTCCACCTTCTCCTAAGGGAAAGGCCGGATATCCCTGTCCTCTTCCTGGACACCGGCTACCACTTCCCCGAGGTCTACGCTTACCGGGATGCGCTTAAGGAGCGGTTGGGTTTCTACGTCATAAACTTAACCCCAAGCCTTTCCAAGGAAGAGCAAGAACGCCTTTACGGGAAGCTCTACGAGACTGACCCCACCCGCTGCTGCCAGATCCGCAAGGTAGAGCCCCTCTTCCAGGCCCTGGAGGGCTACGACGCCTGGTTTACCGGTCTCCGGCGGGAGCAATCCCCTACCCGGGCCCACCTAAAGCCCGTGGAGGAGGCTATCCTGCAAAGCGGCCACCGGCTGCAAAAGGTGAGCCCCCTTTACGACTGGACCCTGAAGGAGGTCTTCGCCTACCTGGCCGTGGCCGATCTGCCCCACCTACCCCTTTACGACCAGGGTTACCTCTCCATCGGCTGCGCTCCCTGTACGGCCAAGCCGTTGGATCCCCAGGATGCCCGCTCCGGCCGCTGGGCGGGCAAGGGCAAGCTGGAGTGCGGCATCCACCTGCACGCTAAGGAGGGGTAG
- a CDS encoding TSUP family transporter, with protein MAFLLGFLIALAIGVTGVGQGTLTAPLLILLLGLPPEVAVGTALLFGALIKVPASGVYLLRGGVDRRALGLLLLGGGPGALLGALALAAFREARDLVLLLVGLTVALSAGLGLLGSLRGRKVRERLHLLPPAALGIGLITGFSSGGTGSLGNLLLLHTTRLPPRQVVGTILLFGQLLALLGGGIHLGFGHVHSELLLPLVLGGLLGASLGAFLSAWLPPKPLRVALLLWLLLVGSQLAYRGGSVWLRSIW; from the coding sequence ATGGCCTTTCTCCTGGGCTTCCTCATCGCCTTGGCCATCGGGGTCACAGGGGTGGGCCAGGGCACCCTCACCGCTCCCCTCCTCATCCTCCTCCTGGGCCTGCCCCCCGAAGTGGCCGTGGGCACCGCCCTCCTCTTCGGAGCCCTCATCAAGGTGCCCGCCTCGGGGGTCTACCTCCTCCGGGGAGGGGTGGACCGGCGGGCCCTCGGGCTGCTCCTCCTGGGGGGCGGGCCTGGAGCCCTGCTGGGGGCCTTGGCCCTGGCCGCCTTCCGGGAGGCGCGGGACCTGGTCCTTCTCCTGGTGGGGCTCACCGTGGCCCTCTCCGCGGGCCTGGGGCTTCTGGGAAGCCTTCGCGGGCGGAAGGTGCGGGAGCGCCTACACCTTCTCCCGCCCGCGGCCTTGGGGATCGGCCTTATCACGGGCTTCTCCTCCGGGGGGACCGGGTCCTTGGGCAACCTCCTCCTCCTTCACACCACCCGGCTTCCCCCCCGACAGGTGGTGGGCACGATCCTCCTCTTCGGCCAGCTCCTGGCCCTCCTGGGCGGCGGGATACACCTGGGCTTCGGCCACGTGCACTCAGAACTCCTCCTTCCCCTAGTTCTGGGCGGCCTACTGGGGGCCTCTCTGGGCGCTTTCCTCTCCGCCTGGCTCCCCCCAAAACCCCTCAGGGTGGCCCTCCTCCTCTGGCTTCTGCTGGTGGGGAGCCAGCTGGCCTACCGCGGAGGGAGCGTATGGCTAAGGTCTATCTGGTAG